A single region of the Nomia melanderi isolate GNS246 chromosome 12, iyNomMela1, whole genome shotgun sequence genome encodes:
- the LOC116431870 gene encoding uncharacterized protein LOC116431870 isoform X3: MLDECSNREEDGEEEEEGEEEEEEEEEEEEDEEEDEEEEEGEGEGEEEEDEEDEEGGKAVNDIDNEKILKHETPENCIESISTVEHDYILQQECILANDGQRKEEEREEQHQLMSEESFSREDCVQYVNLLVKAADVTHRGNEDESEIGKRESLKADIKVEEDSKCQSDTRRSKRKLIRRNTDPIRDSDEENYFENLNLSSRLKKAEDSDKTEKIFFMCYLCDKEFLSKNVLREHMHSHEEVRKALSLKKTVEKSEKDTCSPTKLPPSGKRSNKCPYCGKQYIYIISFSKHLKKHEKEKEEAKEEPMPLEISFHEDEHSLDLEDYADKDHSNAEYRKRVRRREGAVTAKSEKGEGTGEEMTDGEAEQDGEGLGGNRTGEREKGKEKESSGGSDKERNGNNLNETDERMKREARTESFACDKCLEEFSTRRGLRKHTFSHSTLRCSVCEEEFDSLEKLRNHRAKHVVEGVLSEQDLETGSVFSVDRDVDGYDVEDKHREAEGIGDAERRKEKEEERGQRERQTQLSVVENGSKKMRNMETHSMVEITCKICYQRFARMDLLQKHMEQHERIKNYKCTECNKTFGNELTLRNHLIATNHKTFIHGQEYDPNKRIKRVAAKAAQKIIDKIKTEDGLEDYEDEEEQDEKVIERNPTDGSYGRNKRDISSQKKHNCKKELECASCNKKCSSKQSLTKHMEQHVKDEKTSKSEKHRQLGEKRERQRSCAANEGIESSEGNKDDDYDSDFESGLDWPMDNHECAKCKKRYSTKKSLLRHQLLHEEPNFECDICNVKFYRKDKLKAHYDKCSEKNPDQVRKCNICGDSFENNEILREHRSKHVTEGILTEEDLRDIEPRPEEKKPGEKIGRKRRTDIVGLECTECNKQYTSRKGLLRHIQVHEGKKYLCDICPKKFYRREHLKIHVAKHNMIKPYKCTRCTKRFIKEEQLTNHLSKHDRTFKKNKETDSSKRFLCEICSKSFTQSTTLIAHLRAHNGIKPYVCEVCSRPFTTNAYLKMHMRTHTQERPYICQYCSRAFARADTLANHLTSHTGEAKYHCKYCPKNFRRLKSLKEHVFIHTGQRPYACPTCDRRFNNNGSRYAHSKRCKQNFVQNQNRGQTLTQVQSAQNQQRILHQQTALGQTQLLKTQNIKTITITRQPEPVAAQQVTQHQEIIMPLIFPLTVTVADISEEVILPEGTKLFTTT, translated from the exons ATGCTAGACGAATGTTCGAACCGAGAGGAAGAtggggaggaagaggaagagggagaagaagaagaggaagaggaggaggaagaagaggaagacgaagaggaagacgaggaggaagaagagggaGAGGGCgagggagaagaagaggaagacgaagaagacgaagagggtGGCAAAGCCGTCAACGATATAGATAACGAAAAGATTTTGAAACACGAAACCCCCGAAAATTGTATCGAGAGTATTTCGACGGTAGAGCACGACTATATTTTGCAACAAGAATGTATATTGGCAAATGACGGTCaacgaaaagaagaagaacgcGAAGAACAGCATCAGTTGATGTCCGAAGAATCGTTTTCGCGCGAAGATTGTGTTCAATATGTAAATTTGTTGGTGAAAGCGGCTGACGTGACCCATCGAGGGAACGAAGATGAAAGTGAAATAGGGAAACGAGAGAGTCTGAAAGCGGATATCAAGGTAGAGGAAGATTCCAAGTGTCAAAGCGACACGAGGAGAAGCAAACGCAAGCTGATTCGACGGAATACCGATCCGATACGAGATTCCGACGAggagaattattttgaaaatctcaATTTGAGTTCGCGGCTCAAGAAAGCTGAAGACTCGGATAAAACGGAAAAAATCTTTTTCATGTGCTACCTTTGCGACAAAGAATTTCTCTCGAAGAACGTTTTACGGGAGCATATGCATTCTCACGAGGAAGTGAGAAAAGCCTTGTCCTTGAAGAAAACTGTCGAGAAATCCGAGAAAGATACTTGCAGTCCCACAAAGTTGCCTCCATCCGGTAAAAGATCGAATAAATGTCCTTACTGCGGTAAACAATACATATACATCATTTCGTTCAGTAAACACTTGAAGAAgcacgagaaagaaaaagaagaagccaAGGAGGAACCGATGCCGTtggaaatttcgtttcacgAAGACGAGCATAGTTTGGATCTCGAGGATTACGCGGACAAAGATCATTCGAATGCCGAGTACCGAAAAAGAGTCAGAAGAAGAGAAGGCGCGGTTACGGCAAAATCGGAGAAAGGGGAAGGAACGGGAGAAGAAATGACAGACGGGGAGGCCGAACAGGATGGAGAGGGGCTAGGGGGGAACAGGAcaggggaaagagagaaaggaaaagagaaagaatcgAGCGGCGGCAGCGATAAAGAACGAAATggaaataatttgaatgaaacCGACGAACGAATGAAACGCGAAGCGCGCACCGAATCGTTCGCCTGCGACAAGTGTCTGGAAGAATTCTCTACTAGACGCGGTTTACGAAAACACACGTTTTCCCACAGCACTCTCAGATGTAGCGTATGCGAAGAGGAGTTTGATTCGTTGGAGAAGCTGAGAAACCATCGGGCGAAACATGTCGTCGAAGGTGTACTGTCCGAACAAGACTTGGAAACAGGCAGTGTGTTTTCAGTCGACAGAGACGTGGACGGTTACGATGTCGAGGATAAACACAGAGAGGCAGAAGGAATCGGCGATGCGGAAAGGCGCaaggagaaggaggaagaacGAGGACAAAGGGAACGTCAGACACAATTGTCAGTGGTAGAAAATGGATCGAAGAAGATGAG aaacatGGAGACGCATTCGATGGTTGAGATCACTTGTAAGATATGTTATCAGCGATTCGCAAGAATGGATTTATTGCAGAAGCATATGGAGCAGCACGAACGAATTAAAAACTACAAGTGTACAGAGTGCAATAAAACATTCGGCAACGAACTCACTTTACGAAATCATCTCATAGCTACGAATCACAAGACGTTCATTCACGGACAAGAGTACGACCCTAACAAACGGATCAAACGAGTAGCCGCGAAGGCTGCGCAGAAAATTATCGATAAGATCAAGACGGAAGATGGTTTGGAAGATTACGAGGACGAGGAAGAACAGGACGAGAAAGTGATCGAGCGGAATCCCACGGATGGAAGTTACGGGCGAAACAAGCGAGATATCTCTTCTCAGAAGAAACACAATTGCAAGAAGGAGTTGGAATGCGCGAGTTGCAATAAAAAGTGCAGCTCGAAACAGTCATTGACGAAACACATGGAGCAGCACGTGAAAGACGAGAAAACAAGCAAGTCGGAGAAGCACAGGCAGCTCGGGGAGAAGAGGGAACGGCAGAGGAGTTGCGCGGCGAACGAAGGAATCGAGTCGAGCGAAGGCAATAAAGACGACGATTACGATTCCGATTTTGAAAGCGGTCTGGATTGGCCGATGGACAATCACGAGTGTGCAAAGTGCAAGAAACGGTATAGCACGAAAAAGTCGCTGCTGCGGCATCAGCTGTTGCACGAGGAACCGAATTTCGAGTGCGACATTTGCAACGTGAAATTCTATCGTAAGGACAAACTGAAAGCTCACTACGACAAATGTTCTGAGAAGAATCCTGACCAGGTGAGAAAGTGTAACATCTGCGGGGACAGTTTCGAGAACAACGAAATACTGCGGGAGCACAGGTCCAAACATGTGACCGAAGGGATTCTCACGGAAGAGGATTTGAGGGACATCGAACCGAGGCCGGAAGAGAAGAAGCCGGGAGAGAAAATCGGCAGGAAGAGAAGGACCGATATAGTCGGCTTAGAGTGTACCGAGTGCAACAAACAGTACACTTCCAGGAAAGGACTGTTGCGTCACATTCAGGTTCACGAGGGGAAGAAGTACCTTTGCGACATATGTCCGAAGAAATTCTACAGAAGGGAACATTTGAAGATACACGTGGCTAAGCACAACATGATTAAGCCGTACAAGTGTACGCGCTGCACGAAACGTTTCATCAAGGAAGAACAATTGACCAATCATTTGTCGAAGCATGACCGGACCTTTAAGAAGAACAAAGAAACCGACAGTTCCAAGAGATTCCTCTGCGAGATTTGCTCGAAAAGCTTCACTCAGTCGACTACGTTGATTGCCCACCTTCGGGCTCACAACGGCATTAAACCGTACGTGTGCGAGGTTTGCTCCCGACCCTTCACGACCAACGCTTACCTAAAAATGCACATGAGAACGCATACCCAAGAGCGGCCGTACATTTGTCAATACTGTTCGCGTGCATTCGCCAGAGCCGACACGCTTGCCAATCACTTGACATCGCACACCGGCGAGGCAAAGTATCACTGCAAGTATTGTCCGAAGAATTTCCGTCGTTTGAAATCCCTCAAGGAGCACGTGTTCATTCACACCGGACAGAGACCGTACGCTTGCCCAACCTGTGATCGCCGGTTCAATAATAATGGAAGTCGATATGCCCATAGCAAGAGGtgcaaacaaaattttgttcagAATCAAAACCGTGGCCAGACGTTGACGCAAGTTCAGTCCGCTCAGAATCAGCAGAGGATATTGCATCAGCAGACGGCTCTTGGACAGACTCAATTATTGAAAACGCAGAACATTAAAACTATTACAATTACTAGACAACCGGAACCAGTTGCTGCTCAACAAGTCACGCAGCACCAAGAAATAATAATGCCCCTAATCTTCCCTCTAACCGTAACGGTAGCCGATATCAGCGAAGAAGTTATATTGCCGGAGGGAACCAAGTTGTTTACGACCACTTAA
- the LOC116431870 gene encoding uncharacterized protein LOC116431870 isoform X2, with amino-acid sequence MDAVEINTTDSAQNEEDSIVSAVEICRVCLLGNLVMRDLFLENEVSSLSTKAMSFANVKVEQADTVLRERFVTMNMKEELFFNEVEVHLEAGDRSEDIEQMHIENHYESTVETLDTMSGEEKSSLLKDQLALLQVEKLAEQEQAITEQHGGSVTDEVIAPDQMLDECSNREEDGEEEEEGEEEEEEEEEEEEDEEEDEEEEEGEGEGEEEEDEEDEEGGKAVNDIDNEKILKHETPENCIESISTVEHDYILQQECILANDGQRKEEEREEQHQLMSEESFSREDCVQYVNLLVKAADVTHRGNEDESEIGKRESLKADIKVEEDSKCQSDTRRSKRKLIRRNTDPIRDSDEENYFENLNLSSRLKKAEDSDKTEKIFFMCYLCDKEFLSKNVLREHMHSHEEVRKALSLKKTVEKSEKDTCSPTKLPPSGKRSNKCPYCGKQYIYIISFSKHLKKHEKEKEEAKEEPMPLEISFHEDEHSLDLEDYADKDHSNAEYRKRVRRREGAVTAKSEKGEGTGEEMTDGEAEQDGEGLGGNRTGEREKGKEKESSGGSDKERNGNNLNETDERMKREARTESFACDKCLEEFSTRRGLRKHTFSHSTLRCSVCEEEFDSLEKLRNHRAKHVVEGVLSEQDLETGSVFSVDRDVDGYDVEDKHREAEGIGDAERRKEKEEERGQRERQTQLSVVENGSKKMRNMETHSMVEITCKICYQRFARMDLLQKHMEQHERIKNYKCTECNKTFGNELTLRNHLIATNHKTFIHGQEYDPNKRIKRVAAKAAQKIIDKIKTEDGLEDYEDEEEQDEKVIERNPTDGSYGRNKRDISSQKKHNCKKELECASCNKKCSSKQSLTKHMEQHVKDEKTSKSEKHRQLGEKRERQRSCAANEGIESSEGNKDDDYDSDFESGLDWPMDNHECAKCKKRYSTKKSLLRHQLLHEEPNFECDICNVKFYRKDKLKAHYDKCSEKNPDQVRKCNICGDSFENNEILREHRSKHVTEGILTEEDLRDIEPRPEEKKPGEKIGRKRRTDIVGLECTECNKQYTSRKGLLRHIQVHEGKKYLCDICPKKFYRREHLKIHVAKHNMIKPYKCTRCTKRFIKEEQLTNHLSKHDRTFKKNKETDSSKRFLCEICSKSFTQSTTLIAHLRAHNGIKPYVCEVCSRPFTTNAYLKMHMRTHTQERPYICQYCSRAFARADTLANHLTSHTGEAKYHCKYCPKNFRRLKSLKEHVFIHTGQRPYACPTCDRRFNNNGSRYAHSKRCKQNFVQNQNRGQTLTQVQSAQNQQRILHQQTALGQTQLLKTQNIKTITITRQPEPVAAQQVTQHQEIIMPLIFPLTVTVADISEEVILPEGTKLFTTT; translated from the exons ATGGACGCCGTAGAGATAAATACGACTGATTCAGCGCAAAATGAGGAAGATAGCATTGTATCCGCGGTGGAGATATGTCGCGTTTGTCTCCTTGGTAATCTCGTGATGCGAGATTTGTTTCTAGAAAACGAGGTTTCTTCTCTGTCAACAAAAGCGATGAGCTTTGCAAACGTTAAG GTGGAACAAGCCGATACGGTTCTAAGGGAAAGATTCGTTACCATGAATATGAAAGAAGAATTGTTCTTCAACGAGGTCGAAGTACATCTAGAGGCGGGAGATAGAAGCGAAGACATAGAGCAGATGCATATAGAAAATCACTATGAAAGTACCGTAGAAACATTGGATACGATGTCCGGAGAAGAAAAGTCTTCCCTTTTGAAGGATCAATTGGCTTTGTTGCAAGTAGAAAAACTAGCAGAGCAGGAGCAGGCGATAACCG AACAGCACGGTGGTTCGGTAACGGATGAAGTAATCGCGCCGGATCAAATGCTAGACGAATGTTCGAACCGAGAGGAAGAtggggaggaagaggaagagggagaagaagaagaggaagaggaggaggaagaagaggaagacgaagaggaagacgaggaggaagaagagggaGAGGGCgagggagaagaagaggaagacgaagaagacgaagagggtGGCAAAGCCGTCAACGATATAGATAACGAAAAGATTTTGAAACACGAAACCCCCGAAAATTGTATCGAGAGTATTTCGACGGTAGAGCACGACTATATTTTGCAACAAGAATGTATATTGGCAAATGACGGTCaacgaaaagaagaagaacgcGAAGAACAGCATCAGTTGATGTCCGAAGAATCGTTTTCGCGCGAAGATTGTGTTCAATATGTAAATTTGTTGGTGAAAGCGGCTGACGTGACCCATCGAGGGAACGAAGATGAAAGTGAAATAGGGAAACGAGAGAGTCTGAAAGCGGATATCAAGGTAGAGGAAGATTCCAAGTGTCAAAGCGACACGAGGAGAAGCAAACGCAAGCTGATTCGACGGAATACCGATCCGATACGAGATTCCGACGAggagaattattttgaaaatctcaATTTGAGTTCGCGGCTCAAGAAAGCTGAAGACTCGGATAAAACGGAAAAAATCTTTTTCATGTGCTACCTTTGCGACAAAGAATTTCTCTCGAAGAACGTTTTACGGGAGCATATGCATTCTCACGAGGAAGTGAGAAAAGCCTTGTCCTTGAAGAAAACTGTCGAGAAATCCGAGAAAGATACTTGCAGTCCCACAAAGTTGCCTCCATCCGGTAAAAGATCGAATAAATGTCCTTACTGCGGTAAACAATACATATACATCATTTCGTTCAGTAAACACTTGAAGAAgcacgagaaagaaaaagaagaagccaAGGAGGAACCGATGCCGTtggaaatttcgtttcacgAAGACGAGCATAGTTTGGATCTCGAGGATTACGCGGACAAAGATCATTCGAATGCCGAGTACCGAAAAAGAGTCAGAAGAAGAGAAGGCGCGGTTACGGCAAAATCGGAGAAAGGGGAAGGAACGGGAGAAGAAATGACAGACGGGGAGGCCGAACAGGATGGAGAGGGGCTAGGGGGGAACAGGAcaggggaaagagagaaaggaaaagagaaagaatcgAGCGGCGGCAGCGATAAAGAACGAAATggaaataatttgaatgaaacCGACGAACGAATGAAACGCGAAGCGCGCACCGAATCGTTCGCCTGCGACAAGTGTCTGGAAGAATTCTCTACTAGACGCGGTTTACGAAAACACACGTTTTCCCACAGCACTCTCAGATGTAGCGTATGCGAAGAGGAGTTTGATTCGTTGGAGAAGCTGAGAAACCATCGGGCGAAACATGTCGTCGAAGGTGTACTGTCCGAACAAGACTTGGAAACAGGCAGTGTGTTTTCAGTCGACAGAGACGTGGACGGTTACGATGTCGAGGATAAACACAGAGAGGCAGAAGGAATCGGCGATGCGGAAAGGCGCaaggagaaggaggaagaacGAGGACAAAGGGAACGTCAGACACAATTGTCAGTGGTAGAAAATGGATCGAAGAAGATGAG aaacatGGAGACGCATTCGATGGTTGAGATCACTTGTAAGATATGTTATCAGCGATTCGCAAGAATGGATTTATTGCAGAAGCATATGGAGCAGCACGAACGAATTAAAAACTACAAGTGTACAGAGTGCAATAAAACATTCGGCAACGAACTCACTTTACGAAATCATCTCATAGCTACGAATCACAAGACGTTCATTCACGGACAAGAGTACGACCCTAACAAACGGATCAAACGAGTAGCCGCGAAGGCTGCGCAGAAAATTATCGATAAGATCAAGACGGAAGATGGTTTGGAAGATTACGAGGACGAGGAAGAACAGGACGAGAAAGTGATCGAGCGGAATCCCACGGATGGAAGTTACGGGCGAAACAAGCGAGATATCTCTTCTCAGAAGAAACACAATTGCAAGAAGGAGTTGGAATGCGCGAGTTGCAATAAAAAGTGCAGCTCGAAACAGTCATTGACGAAACACATGGAGCAGCACGTGAAAGACGAGAAAACAAGCAAGTCGGAGAAGCACAGGCAGCTCGGGGAGAAGAGGGAACGGCAGAGGAGTTGCGCGGCGAACGAAGGAATCGAGTCGAGCGAAGGCAATAAAGACGACGATTACGATTCCGATTTTGAAAGCGGTCTGGATTGGCCGATGGACAATCACGAGTGTGCAAAGTGCAAGAAACGGTATAGCACGAAAAAGTCGCTGCTGCGGCATCAGCTGTTGCACGAGGAACCGAATTTCGAGTGCGACATTTGCAACGTGAAATTCTATCGTAAGGACAAACTGAAAGCTCACTACGACAAATGTTCTGAGAAGAATCCTGACCAGGTGAGAAAGTGTAACATCTGCGGGGACAGTTTCGAGAACAACGAAATACTGCGGGAGCACAGGTCCAAACATGTGACCGAAGGGATTCTCACGGAAGAGGATTTGAGGGACATCGAACCGAGGCCGGAAGAGAAGAAGCCGGGAGAGAAAATCGGCAGGAAGAGAAGGACCGATATAGTCGGCTTAGAGTGTACCGAGTGCAACAAACAGTACACTTCCAGGAAAGGACTGTTGCGTCACATTCAGGTTCACGAGGGGAAGAAGTACCTTTGCGACATATGTCCGAAGAAATTCTACAGAAGGGAACATTTGAAGATACACGTGGCTAAGCACAACATGATTAAGCCGTACAAGTGTACGCGCTGCACGAAACGTTTCATCAAGGAAGAACAATTGACCAATCATTTGTCGAAGCATGACCGGACCTTTAAGAAGAACAAAGAAACCGACAGTTCCAAGAGATTCCTCTGCGAGATTTGCTCGAAAAGCTTCACTCAGTCGACTACGTTGATTGCCCACCTTCGGGCTCACAACGGCATTAAACCGTACGTGTGCGAGGTTTGCTCCCGACCCTTCACGACCAACGCTTACCTAAAAATGCACATGAGAACGCATACCCAAGAGCGGCCGTACATTTGTCAATACTGTTCGCGTGCATTCGCCAGAGCCGACACGCTTGCCAATCACTTGACATCGCACACCGGCGAGGCAAAGTATCACTGCAAGTATTGTCCGAAGAATTTCCGTCGTTTGAAATCCCTCAAGGAGCACGTGTTCATTCACACCGGACAGAGACCGTACGCTTGCCCAACCTGTGATCGCCGGTTCAATAATAATGGAAGTCGATATGCCCATAGCAAGAGGtgcaaacaaaattttgttcagAATCAAAACCGTGGCCAGACGTTGACGCAAGTTCAGTCCGCTCAGAATCAGCAGAGGATATTGCATCAGCAGACGGCTCTTGGACAGACTCAATTATTGAAAACGCAGAACATTAAAACTATTACAATTACTAGACAACCGGAACCAGTTGCTGCTCAACAAGTCACGCAGCACCAAGAAATAATAATGCCCCTAATCTTCCCTCTAACCGTAACGGTAGCCGATATCAGCGAAGAAGTTATATTGCCGGAGGGAACCAAGTTGTTTACGACCACTTAA